Proteins encoded together in one Nocardioides marinisabuli window:
- a CDS encoding acetone carboxylase translates to MSESDSCSAKGCTQPAVHALLWRNPRIHTPERRKAWLACPEHRESLGTFLGSRGFLIEVVEHHAGADHTV, encoded by the coding sequence ATGAGCGAGAGCGACTCCTGCTCGGCCAAGGGCTGCACCCAGCCGGCCGTGCACGCCCTGCTGTGGCGCAACCCCAGGATCCACACCCCCGAGCGCCGCAAGGCCTGGCTGGCCTGCCCCGAGCACCGCGAGTCGCTCGGCACGTTCCTGGGCTCGCGAGGTTTCCTCATCGAGGTCGTCGAGCACCACGCGGGCGCCGACCACACCGTCTGA
- the moaA gene encoding GTP 3',8-cyclase MoaA — protein MEPLLLEDRYGRVATDLRVSLTDRCNLRCSYCMPAEGLDWLPDDSVLTDDEVVRLIGVGVRHLGIDEVRFTGGEPLVRRGLVDIVHRTRELGPDLDISVTTNALGLSRNAGALKQAGLDRVNVSLDTARADTFHRITRRDRFHDVVAGLEAAQAAGLGPVKVNAVLLRGENEDQAPELLAWCLERGYELRFIEQMPLDAQHGWSREGMITADEIFTSLAEAFTLTPAEEPRGSAPAELFTVDGGPGTVGVIASVTRPFCGDCDRVRLTADGQVRNCLFARSESDLRAALREGASDEELAQRWVVAMRGKAAGHGIDDPTFLQPDRPMSAIGG, from the coding sequence ATGGAGCCACTTCTTCTCGAGGACCGCTACGGCCGGGTGGCGACAGACCTCCGGGTGTCGCTCACCGACCGCTGCAACCTGCGCTGCAGCTACTGCATGCCGGCGGAGGGCCTCGACTGGCTGCCCGACGACTCGGTGCTCACCGACGACGAGGTGGTGCGCCTGATCGGCGTCGGCGTGCGCCACCTCGGCATCGACGAGGTCCGCTTCACCGGCGGAGAGCCGCTGGTGCGTCGCGGGCTCGTCGACATCGTGCACCGCACCCGCGAGCTGGGCCCCGACCTCGACATCTCGGTCACCACCAACGCGCTCGGGCTCTCCCGCAACGCGGGGGCGCTCAAGCAGGCCGGCCTCGACCGGGTCAACGTCAGCCTCGACACCGCCCGCGCCGACACCTTCCACCGCATCACCCGCCGCGACCGCTTCCACGACGTGGTGGCGGGCCTGGAGGCCGCGCAGGCGGCCGGGCTGGGGCCGGTGAAGGTCAACGCGGTGCTGCTGCGCGGCGAGAACGAGGACCAGGCACCGGAGCTCCTGGCGTGGTGCCTCGAGCGCGGCTACGAGCTGCGCTTCATCGAGCAGATGCCCCTCGACGCCCAGCACGGCTGGAGCCGCGAGGGCATGATCACCGCCGACGAGATCTTCACCAGCCTCGCGGAGGCCTTCACCCTCACCCCGGCCGAGGAGCCGCGGGGCAGCGCGCCCGCCGAGCTGTTCACCGTCGACGGCGGCCCCGGCACCGTCGGCGTGATCGCCTCGGTCACCCGCCCGTTCTGCGGCGACTGCGACCGGGTGCGGCTGACGGCCGACGGCCAGGTGCGCAACTGCCTCTTCGCCCGCTCCGAGTCCGACCTGCGCGCCGCGCTGCGCGAGGGGGCCAGCGACGAGGAGCTCGCCCAGCGCTGGGTCGTGGCGATGCGCGGCAAGGCCGCCGGGCACGGCATCGACGACCCGACGTTCCTGCAGCCCGACCGTCCGATGTCGGCGATCGGCGGCTGA
- a CDS encoding SURF1 family protein produces MRSFRFMLSRRWLLFGLAVVVLAAGAWWLGQWQFDRLEQRKADNAVVLANEEQDPAPVDEVLSPGGDVDPDDEWRVVTATGTYAPEDTVIVRYRTRDGASGVDVVVPLVTSSGTTLLVDRGWLATRAAGTTRPDDVPQPPAGEVEISGWVRADGSGDSTAVSDLSTRAVSSERIGEAIEREVYGGFVDLRSEDPEPATALEPVEMPELDNGPHFFYGLQWWFFGLLAVGGFFYLAWDERRGPRRRRTTSSEDEPTQDVMRRAETDVPTA; encoded by the coding sequence GTGCGCTCGTTCCGGTTCATGCTCTCGCGTCGCTGGCTGCTCTTCGGGCTCGCCGTGGTGGTCCTCGCCGCCGGCGCCTGGTGGCTCGGCCAGTGGCAGTTCGACCGCCTCGAGCAGCGCAAGGCCGACAACGCGGTGGTGCTGGCCAACGAGGAGCAGGACCCCGCCCCCGTCGACGAGGTCCTCTCCCCCGGCGGCGACGTCGATCCCGACGACGAGTGGCGGGTGGTCACCGCGACCGGCACCTACGCCCCCGAGGACACCGTGATCGTGCGCTACCGCACCCGGGACGGCGCCTCGGGCGTCGACGTGGTCGTCCCCCTCGTGACCTCCTCGGGCACCACGCTGCTCGTCGACCGCGGCTGGCTGGCCACCCGCGCCGCCGGCACCACCCGGCCCGACGACGTCCCGCAGCCGCCCGCCGGCGAGGTCGAGATCTCCGGCTGGGTGCGCGCCGACGGCAGCGGCGACTCCACCGCCGTCAGCGACCTGTCCACCCGGGCGGTGAGCAGCGAACGCATCGGCGAGGCCATCGAGCGCGAGGTGTACGGCGGCTTCGTCGACCTGCGCTCCGAGGACCCGGAGCCCGCGACCGCCCTCGAGCCCGTCGAGATGCCCGAGCTCGACAACGGCCCGCACTTCTTCTACGGCCTGCAGTGGTGGTTCTTCGGCCTGCTCGCCGTGGGCGGGTTCTTCTACCTGGCCTGGGACGAGCGCCGCGGCCCCCGGCGCCGGCGTACGACGTCGTCGGAGGACGAGCCGACGCAGGACGTCATGCGCCGGGCGGAGACGGACGTCCCGACCGCATGA